One genomic segment of Verrucomicrobiota bacterium includes these proteins:
- a CDS encoding DUF1553 domain-containing protein, translating to MPWPRVIFWMCCLTALTGRAAEGVDYARDVKPLLKARCYSCHGALEQKAGLRLDTAASMLRGSKKGPVVQPGKPDESSLLARIDSHDADERMPPEGEPLSAEQQAKFRAWILAGATAPPDEKPESDPKDHWAFKPPVKAPLPSAALTLVAEKSDPTVAAFFAFHGPANPIDAWISTRRQAAGLSSLGQAPKSILLRRVYLDLAGHPPTRAEIEAFLDDSSEDAYERVVDRLLNAPAHGERWARHWMDIWRYSDWYGRRQVPDVWNSAPQVWRWREWIVRSLNEDKGYDRMLAEMLAGDELAPQDDGARAATGYLVRNWYALNKNQWLRDVVEHTGKAFLGLTFNCAHCHDHKYDPIRHEDYFRFRAFFEPIQVRQDWVQGEADPGPFQKYDYSTLRRVVTNGIVSVFDETLDARTFIYLRGDERSFPDGKPTVEPGLPRFLRADPLAAERVHLPSQASYPGSKAFIREAELAKRLRALDEAVNAREKADREFEEARAQFSPSLAPVERAQAFSRWLAAETLSRQRFNQWRIAQADLEAVQNRLAADGAPLPPPTPAASSQPASDVSQSAITAEKRLALRKAEAELDEAEASLALFEAEQAMAEARRKAGGAAESKEEKVKAEAARKSASEKVTAQRRRLEALPANLQTNLLAHTPFSPKYPSQSTGRRAALARWLASPENPLTARVAVNHIWTRHFHTPLVATTFDLGRNGSQPAHPELLDWLAADLMEHGWSMKHLHRLIVTSQTYRQASSPDDSEAAAKRFATQREKDPENKLFWRMNAGQMEAEVLRDSLLHLAGELDFKAVGYPLPNSQAETNRHRSLYFECFPEPLGQSAFAELFDAPNPNECYRRSQTIVPQQALALSNSKLGFDQSRALAGKLAPITDARQFVQHAWEHILARRPTEAEVAKAVSFLDLKPSALSSAPGAPRQDSTETLVLAARAGLVHALFNHHEFVTIR from the coding sequence ATGCCCTGGCCTCGCGTCATTTTCTGGATGTGCTGCCTCACCGCCCTGACCGGCCGGGCGGCCGAAGGCGTGGACTATGCCCGCGATGTCAAACCGCTCCTCAAAGCCCGCTGTTACAGCTGCCACGGCGCGCTCGAACAAAAAGCGGGCCTGCGGCTCGATACAGCCGCGTCCATGTTGCGAGGCAGCAAGAAAGGCCCCGTCGTTCAGCCCGGCAAACCGGACGAGAGCTCGCTCCTCGCACGCATCGATTCCCATGACGCCGACGAGCGGATGCCTCCCGAAGGAGAACCGTTGTCCGCCGAGCAACAAGCAAAGTTTCGCGCCTGGATCCTCGCCGGCGCCACCGCCCCGCCGGACGAGAAACCCGAATCCGACCCCAAGGATCATTGGGCGTTCAAACCTCCAGTCAAAGCGCCACTCCCCTCCGCGGCATTGACCCTTGTCGCCGAGAAGTCCGATCCTACCGTGGCGGCTTTCTTCGCGTTCCACGGACCGGCGAATCCCATTGACGCTTGGATTTCCACCCGGCGTCAGGCGGCGGGGCTTTCCTCCCTGGGTCAGGCTCCCAAATCGATTTTGCTCCGCCGGGTCTATCTCGATTTGGCCGGGCATCCACCCACCCGCGCTGAAATCGAAGCCTTTCTCGACGATTCCTCCGAGGACGCTTACGAGCGGGTTGTGGATCGCCTTCTCAATGCCCCCGCTCATGGTGAACGGTGGGCTCGTCATTGGATGGATATCTGGCGATACAGCGATTGGTACGGACGCCGCCAGGTGCCCGATGTCTGGAACAGCGCCCCCCAGGTCTGGCGCTGGCGCGAGTGGATCGTTCGATCGCTCAACGAGGACAAAGGCTATGACAGGATGCTGGCCGAGATGCTCGCCGGCGACGAACTCGCTCCCCAGGACGACGGCGCGCGCGCGGCCACCGGCTATCTCGTGCGCAATTGGTACGCGCTCAACAAAAATCAATGGCTCCGCGATGTCGTGGAGCATACCGGCAAAGCGTTCCTTGGACTCACTTTCAACTGCGCGCATTGCCACGACCACAAGTACGATCCCATCCGGCACGAGGATTATTTCCGGTTCCGCGCGTTCTTCGAACCGATTCAAGTGCGCCAGGACTGGGTTCAAGGCGAGGCGGATCCGGGCCCCTTCCAAAAATACGATTACAGCACCCTGCGCCGCGTCGTCACCAACGGCATCGTCAGCGTCTTCGACGAAACCCTCGACGCCAGGACGTTCATCTACTTGCGCGGAGATGAACGAAGCTTTCCCGATGGCAAACCAACCGTCGAACCCGGCCTGCCGCGATTCCTGCGCGCCGACCCTCTGGCCGCCGAACGGGTCCATCTTCCCTCCCAGGCGTCTTATCCGGGATCCAAAGCTTTCATCCGCGAGGCTGAGCTGGCCAAACGGCTGCGAGCTCTCGATGAAGCCGTCAACGCCCGTGAGAAAGCCGATCGTGAGTTCGAAGAGGCACGCGCCCAGTTTTCGCCGTCCCTCGCACCCGTCGAGCGCGCGCAAGCCTTCTCCCGCTGGCTGGCGGCTGAAACCCTGAGCCGACAACGCTTCAACCAATGGCGGATTGCCCAGGCAGATCTCGAAGCGGTGCAGAATCGATTGGCCGCCGACGGAGCTCCGCTCCCGCCTCCCACCCCGGCCGCCTCGTCGCAGCCCGCATCCGATGTTTCCCAATCCGCCATCACCGCCGAGAAACGGCTTGCGCTTCGCAAAGCCGAGGCCGAGCTCGACGAGGCGGAAGCTTCTCTCGCGTTGTTCGAAGCCGAGCAAGCCATGGCGGAAGCGCGGCGGAAAGCGGGCGGCGCTGCCGAATCCAAAGAGGAAAAGGTTAAAGCCGAAGCCGCCCGCAAGAGTGCCTCCGAAAAGGTCACCGCCCAACGCAGACGTTTGGAAGCGCTTCCGGCCAACTTGCAAACCAACCTGCTGGCTCACACCCCCTTCTCGCCAAAGTACCCCTCGCAAAGCACCGGACGCCGCGCGGCTCTCGCCCGATGGCTCGCGAGTCCTGAGAATCCCCTCACCGCACGCGTCGCCGTGAATCATATTTGGACGCGTCACTTCCACACGCCCCTCGTCGCAACCACGTTCGATCTCGGACGCAACGGAAGTCAACCTGCGCACCCCGAGCTCCTGGACTGGCTCGCCGCCGACTTGATGGAGCACGGCTGGAGCATGAAGCACCTGCACCGTCTCATCGTCACCAGTCAAACCTATCGCCAAGCCTCTTCCCCCGACGATTCGGAAGCCGCCGCCAAGCGGTTTGCGACGCAACGGGAAAAGGATCCCGAAAACAAGCTCTTCTGGCGCATGAACGCCGGCCAGATGGAAGCCGAAGTGCTGCGGGACAGCCTGCTCCATCTCGCCGGCGAGCTCGACTTCAAGGCGGTGGGATACCCTCTCCCCAACAGCCAGGCCGAAACGAATCGTCATCGCAGCCTCTATTTCGAGTGCTTCCCTGAACCCCTCGGCCAAAGTGCCTTCGCCGAGCTCTTCGACGCGCCGAATCCGAACGAATGCTACCGGCGCAGCCAAACAATCGTGCCCCAGCAGGCTTTGGCACTTTCCAACAGCAAGCTGGGGTTTGACCAAAGCCGGGCGCTGGCTGGCAAACTGGCGCCGATCACCGACGCCCGCCAATTTGTTCAACACGCGTGGGAACATATTCTGGCCCGGCGCCCGACCGAGGCTGAGGTCGCCAAGGCCGTCTCGTTCCTCGACTTGAAGCCTTCGGCGTTATCCTCCGCACCCGGAGCCCCTCGCCAGGATTCCACGGAAACCCTTGTCCTGGCCGCGCGCGCCGGATTGGTTCACGCCCTGTTCAACCACCACGAATTCGTCACCATCCGATGA
- the sppA gene encoding signal peptide peptidase SppA: protein MDHDAPASSSPGCPSDAAAEDASTCPPSPPPIIPPPPPIVPRSFPSAAPPTAPPPSRAPRSRMRFWVVLLLVVGGFGIWVLYALVSGFKEGLAHFSHVSDHANGDSLVETVVVNNHSRNKIALVRIEGIIMDEAFDPSGRSTVDLIQEQFDRAADDDRVKAVLLKIDSPGGEVLAADRIYKIIRDFQKETKKPVIAAMGSLAASGGYYVAAPCRWIVANELTITGSIGVIMHSYNYRALMDKVGVRPEVYKSGKFKDMLSGDRLEVLPEEKEMMQSMINETYERFKTVILEGRRWAGEKNGDTGGKLAEDWVQHADGRIFSGRQARDKGFVDELGDQSSAIKKALEIAGIPDANIVSFKEPFEFGSLFRLFGKTESRSVKIELGLDWPKLKAGRLYLVSSHLFGER from the coding sequence ATGGATCACGACGCTCCCGCCTCTTCGTCGCCGGGCTGCCCCTCCGATGCCGCTGCGGAGGACGCTTCGACTTGTCCGCCGTCACCTCCACCCATCATCCCTCCGCCCCCGCCCATCGTGCCCCGGTCCTTTCCTTCCGCCGCCCCGCCGACTGCGCCGCCCCCCTCGCGGGCGCCGCGATCCAGGATGCGTTTCTGGGTGGTGTTGCTGCTGGTCGTGGGTGGGTTTGGAATCTGGGTGCTCTATGCACTCGTTTCGGGCTTCAAAGAGGGCTTGGCTCATTTTTCCCATGTGTCCGATCACGCCAATGGCGATTCGCTCGTGGAAACGGTGGTGGTGAACAACCATTCCAGGAACAAAATCGCGCTCGTTCGCATTGAAGGCATCATCATGGATGAGGCCTTCGATCCTTCTGGGCGTTCGACGGTTGATCTCATCCAGGAACAGTTCGACCGGGCGGCGGACGATGACCGCGTCAAGGCGGTGCTCTTGAAGATCGACTCCCCGGGCGGGGAGGTGCTGGCGGCGGACCGGATCTACAAGATCATTCGTGATTTTCAAAAAGAAACAAAGAAGCCCGTGATTGCCGCGATGGGCAGCCTGGCGGCTTCGGGCGGATACTACGTCGCCGCTCCGTGCCGGTGGATCGTGGCCAATGAATTGACCATCACCGGCAGCATCGGAGTCATCATGCATAGCTACAATTACCGTGCATTGATGGACAAAGTCGGCGTGCGTCCGGAAGTCTATAAAAGCGGGAAATTCAAGGACATGCTGAGCGGGGACCGGTTGGAAGTCCTGCCCGAGGAAAAAGAAATGATGCAGTCCATGATCAACGAGACGTATGAACGCTTCAAGACGGTCATCCTTGAGGGACGGCGCTGGGCGGGGGAAAAGAACGGCGACACCGGTGGAAAGCTGGCGGAAGACTGGGTGCAGCACGCGGATGGACGGATCTTCTCGGGCCGCCAGGCGCGAGACAAGGGCTTCGTCGATGAACTCGGCGATCAAAGCTCCGCGATCAAGAAAGCTTTGGAAATCGCCGGCATCCCGGACGCCAACATTGTCAGCTTTAAGGAACCTTTCGAATTCGGGAGCCTCTTCAGACTCTTCGGCAAGACGGAATCGCGGTCCGTCAAAATCGAACTCGGGCTGGACTGGCCCAAGCTCAAGGCCGGGCGGCTTTATCTGGTTTCAAGCCACTTGTTCGGAGAACGTTGA
- the lhgO gene encoding L-2-hydroxyglutarate oxidase produces the protein MNRFDLAVVGGGIVGLAAAWTFARRHPGGKVLVLEKESRLASHQTGRNSGVIHSGIYYKPGSRKALHCRAGREALIQFCQEHRIAHDLCGKLIVATDPQELPRMDTLFERGRANGVRCEKVGPERIRELEPHCAGIAAIQVHDAGIVDYPGVCETLARLIRGAGGSVETGAHVESLEAREDGVVLRAGDQEWTASLGVNCGGLHSDRLARLAGANAQSQIIPFRGEYFEIRPGRTHLCRNLIYPVPDPQFPFLGVHFTRMIEGGLECGPNAVLAFGRESYRFSDVNWGDTWEMLTFPGFRKLAAKHWRMGMGEFHRCLSKAAFVKALQRLIPEVGAEDLTPIPAGIRAQAVRPDGALVDDFELIRDRRMVHVINAPSPAATACLQIGSAVVDFLSGESSIT, from the coding sequence GTGAATCGATTCGATCTCGCCGTGGTCGGCGGTGGCATCGTGGGATTGGCTGCCGCGTGGACCTTCGCCAGGCGCCATCCGGGCGGCAAGGTGCTCGTCCTCGAGAAGGAATCCCGGCTCGCTTCTCACCAGACGGGACGCAACTCCGGCGTCATTCACTCGGGAATTTACTACAAGCCCGGCTCACGCAAAGCGCTTCACTGCCGGGCCGGACGCGAAGCGCTCATCCAATTCTGTCAGGAACACCGCATTGCCCACGACCTGTGCGGGAAACTGATTGTGGCCACGGACCCTCAAGAACTGCCGCGGATGGACACCCTTTTCGAACGCGGCCGCGCCAATGGCGTGCGGTGCGAAAAGGTGGGGCCCGAACGCATTCGGGAGCTGGAACCGCATTGCGCCGGGATCGCGGCGATTCAGGTTCACGATGCCGGCATTGTGGATTACCCCGGCGTGTGCGAAACGCTCGCCCGCTTGATCCGGGGCGCGGGCGGATCCGTGGAGACCGGGGCGCACGTGGAATCGCTGGAAGCGCGCGAGGATGGAGTGGTCCTGCGAGCAGGAGACCAGGAATGGACCGCTTCCCTCGGCGTCAATTGCGGCGGTCTGCATTCCGACCGGCTGGCGCGTCTGGCCGGGGCAAACGCCCAATCCCAAATCATTCCGTTCCGCGGCGAGTATTTCGAGATTCGGCCCGGGCGCACCCATCTGTGCCGGAACTTGATTTATCCTGTGCCGGATCCTCAGTTCCCTTTCTTAGGGGTGCATTTTACACGCATGATTGAAGGAGGGTTGGAGTGCGGACCCAATGCGGTCCTGGCCTTCGGGCGGGAGAGTTACCGGTTTTCGGATGTGAATTGGGGGGACACTTGGGAAATGCTGACGTTTCCCGGTTTCCGGAAGCTGGCGGCCAAGCATTGGCGAATGGGCATGGGCGAGTTCCATCGATGCTTGTCCAAGGCGGCCTTCGTCAAAGCCTTGCAACGACTCATCCCGGAAGTAGGGGCTGAGGACCTGACGCCCATTCCGGCGGGCATTCGCGCGCAAGCGGTGCGTCCGGACGGCGCCTTGGTGGACGACTTCGAACTGATTCGCGATCGACGCATGGTCCATGTCATCAATGCCCCATCTCCCGCCGCCACGGCGTGTTTGCAAATCGGATCGGCCGTGGTGGATTTTCTGAGCGGGGAGAGTTCGATCACCTGA
- the mnmE gene encoding tRNA uridine-5-carboxymethylaminomethyl(34) synthesis GTPase MnmE: MLSPEDTIAAIATPLGEAALGLVRLSGPRCLEVADRCFRPSGQGSLPSHCATHTAHYGHIVRDGRVVDEVMVLILRAPRTFTREDSVEIGCHGGLVVVKAVLEAVLAAGARPAEPGEFTRRAFLSGRIDLTQAEAVADLIHARTEFAASVAQEQLAGKLSKQIEALRAELMEALAVVEAHIDFPEEDLPPQTQAGLWDRVTRARAFVGRLLARAGEGQVLRRGLRAALVGRPNAGKSSLLNHLLGHERAIVSPTPGTTRDTIEETASIRGIPVIFIDTAGMRETADAVEREGVERSRRAMGTADLVLHVVDQSEPPHSDDLSLLADGSGSKSILILNKCDRSCHPDWTRVVDLREAVRISCLEGTGLEDLKEVVSRRVWQGGGPAESWQLMINARHQDALRRAGEALEKAQAAMESNWTLEIAAMELRAAAGAAGEVVGKTSTEDLLDLIFSKFCIGK; encoded by the coding sequence ATGTTGAGTCCGGAGGATACCATCGCGGCTATTGCCACGCCTTTGGGCGAGGCCGCCCTGGGCCTCGTGCGATTAAGTGGTCCTCGCTGCCTTGAGGTCGCGGATCGCTGCTTTCGTCCCTCAGGCCAAGGCAGCCTTCCCAGCCATTGCGCCACACACACGGCGCATTACGGTCATATCGTGCGGGATGGAAGGGTGGTGGATGAAGTCATGGTGTTGATCCTGCGCGCCCCGCGCACGTTCACCCGCGAGGATTCGGTTGAGATTGGGTGTCACGGAGGACTGGTGGTCGTGAAAGCCGTGTTGGAAGCCGTCCTCGCAGCGGGAGCGCGTCCGGCCGAACCCGGTGAGTTCACCCGGCGCGCCTTTTTGAGCGGCCGGATCGATTTGACCCAGGCTGAAGCGGTTGCGGACTTGATCCATGCGCGCACGGAGTTCGCCGCGTCGGTAGCTCAGGAGCAACTGGCGGGGAAACTTTCCAAGCAAATCGAAGCGTTGCGCGCCGAGTTGATGGAGGCGCTCGCGGTGGTGGAGGCCCATATTGACTTTCCCGAGGAGGATCTCCCGCCCCAGACGCAGGCTGGCTTATGGGATCGAGTGACGCGCGCGCGAGCGTTCGTCGGGCGGCTTCTCGCTCGAGCAGGCGAAGGACAGGTCTTGAGGCGTGGTTTGCGCGCCGCGCTCGTGGGACGTCCCAACGCGGGCAAGTCCAGTCTGCTCAATCATCTTCTCGGCCATGAACGCGCCATCGTGTCTCCGACGCCGGGCACCACACGGGACACCATCGAGGAGACGGCCTCGATTCGCGGCATTCCTGTGATCTTCATCGACACCGCGGGGATGCGGGAAACGGCCGACGCGGTGGAACGGGAAGGAGTGGAACGCAGCCGGCGAGCCATGGGCACCGCCGATCTGGTTTTGCATGTTGTGGATCAGTCGGAACCACCCCATTCGGACGACCTCTCCCTGTTGGCGGATGGATCGGGATCGAAGTCGATCCTGATCTTGAACAAGTGCGATCGGTCGTGTCATCCGGACTGGACTCGGGTCGTGGATTTGCGCGAGGCGGTTCGCATCAGTTGCCTGGAAGGGACGGGCTTGGAGGACTTGAAAGAGGTTGTTTCCCGGCGCGTCTGGCAGGGCGGCGGTCCGGCCGAATCATGGCAGTTGATGATCAACGCGCGTCATCAAGACGCGCTGCGGCGGGCGGGGGAAGCCTTGGAGAAGGCGCAAGCAGCGATGGAGTCAAACTGGACGCTCGAGATCGCCGCGATGGAGTTGCGCGCCGCGGCGGGCGCGGCGGGCGAGGTGGTGGGGAAAACCTCGACCGAAGACTTGCTGGACCTCATTTTTAGCAAGTTCTGCATTGGGAAATAG
- a CDS encoding proline--tRNA ligase produces the protein MRWSQTLIPTLRETPAEAEIVSHKLLLRAGLIRKLAGGLYTFLPLGLRVLRKVEQIIREEMDRAGALEILMPALQPPEIWQQSGRYKTASEVLFKVRDRARKEWVLGPTHEEVVTLLAAGEISSYRQLPRNFYQVQVKFRDEIRPRFGLMRAREFIMKDAYSFDVSDEAAMTSYHKMYEAYTRIFERCGLKAFPVEADTGVIGGKFSHEFMVPAETGENEVVYCESGRYAANIEKASSRGPLEPTPSTSTGAAVEKFATPGVVTIEALAQPPYSVRPEQQIKTLVYLVEGKAVLVLIRGDDQLNEAKLAAQLGTTTFRPATPEEIQGALGAKPGSLGAVGVDQLTVYADETLRSANGMTTGANEDGFHFRHVSMTRDIRVSAWHDLRTVREGELCVTSGLPLKIRRAIEVGHVFKLGTKYSQAMNALFLDEQGKQQPAFMGCYGIGVTRTLQAVIEQCNDKDGVLWPLPVAPYSVVITPLAIQPGTPVMDTATRLYEQLQARGVDVLLDDRDDRPGVKFKDADLIGIPLRIAVGEKSLAKGEVELKPRGGTVVLASPEAALERVTRWVQSGGNEPV, from the coding sequence ATGCGCTGGTCCCAGACTCTCATTCCCACCCTTCGGGAAACTCCCGCCGAGGCGGAGATCGTCTCGCACAAACTCCTTCTCCGGGCCGGCTTGATCCGCAAGCTCGCCGGCGGCCTCTACACATTCCTGCCCTTGGGGCTCCGGGTCCTGCGCAAGGTGGAGCAAATCATCCGGGAGGAAATGGACCGCGCGGGAGCGCTCGAGATCCTGATGCCCGCGCTTCAGCCCCCGGAGATCTGGCAGCAGAGCGGACGCTACAAAACGGCCTCCGAGGTCTTGTTCAAGGTGCGTGATCGAGCGCGCAAGGAATGGGTCCTGGGCCCGACCCACGAGGAAGTCGTGACGCTGCTGGCGGCGGGAGAAATCAGCTCCTACCGTCAGTTGCCGCGCAATTTTTATCAGGTTCAGGTGAAATTCCGCGACGAGATCCGCCCCCGTTTTGGCCTGATGCGCGCGCGCGAATTCATCATGAAGGACGCCTACAGTTTCGATGTCAGCGACGAGGCGGCCATGACCAGCTATCACAAGATGTACGAGGCGTACACCCGCATCTTCGAGCGATGCGGACTCAAAGCGTTCCCCGTAGAGGCCGACACGGGCGTGATCGGCGGGAAATTTTCCCACGAGTTCATGGTCCCGGCCGAAACGGGTGAGAACGAGGTGGTTTATTGCGAGTCGGGACGTTACGCCGCAAACATCGAAAAGGCATCCAGTCGGGGCCCCCTTGAGCCGACGCCTTCAACCTCCACGGGAGCCGCGGTGGAGAAGTTCGCGACACCCGGTGTGGTGACGATCGAAGCGCTCGCCCAACCCCCCTACAGCGTGCGCCCCGAACAACAGATCAAGACGCTGGTGTATCTGGTGGAGGGCAAAGCGGTGCTGGTCCTGATCCGCGGCGACGATCAGTTGAACGAAGCCAAGCTGGCCGCCCAACTCGGCACCACAACGTTCAGACCGGCCACGCCGGAAGAAATCCAAGGTGCCTTGGGCGCCAAGCCTGGAAGCCTGGGAGCCGTGGGTGTCGATCAGTTGACAGTGTACGCGGACGAGACGCTGCGGAGCGCGAACGGCATGACGACGGGCGCGAACGAGGATGGTTTTCATTTCCGCCACGTGTCCATGACACGGGATATTCGCGTCAGCGCCTGGCACGATTTGCGCACGGTCCGCGAAGGAGAACTTTGCGTGACCTCCGGGCTTCCGCTGAAAATCCGGCGGGCGATCGAAGTCGGCCACGTTTTCAAGCTGGGCACCAAATATAGCCAGGCGATGAACGCCCTTTTCCTCGACGAGCAGGGCAAGCAACAGCCCGCGTTTATGGGCTGTTACGGCATTGGAGTCACCCGCACCCTGCAAGCGGTCATTGAACAGTGCAACGACAAGGACGGTGTGCTTTGGCCGTTGCCCGTGGCCCCTTACAGCGTCGTCATCACGCCCCTCGCCATCCAGCCCGGAACACCCGTCATGGACACCGCAACCCGGCTCTACGAGCAATTGCAGGCCCGAGGCGTGGATGTTCTGCTGGATGACCGTGACGATCGTCCGGGGGTAAAGTTCAAAGACGCCGATTTGATTGGCATCCCGTTGCGCATCGCCGTCGGGGAGAAGTCGCTGGCCAAAGGCGAAGTCGAACTGAAGCCTCGAGGTGGAACGGTTGTCTTGGCCAGCCCCGAGGCCGCGCTCGAACGGGTCACGCGCTGGGTGCAAAGCGGCGGCAACGAGCCGGTTTGA
- a CDS encoding DUF1501 domain-containing protein, which produces MNSDCTFCGRFPRRSFLSDMGMGFAGLTLGSMLWRDGYARAGDSAHLPWKPPTGQPLFPPKAKSVIWIFLSGGYSHMETFDPKPALNEHAGKTFDKTPFANPLHSPLHQKRFRSVPADDINIRDVYPIIYPMQVGWKSRGQCGIGITDWWPHLAGCADDIAWVRNMWTTDNDHWAENQIHTGRHRLDETQPSIGSWIHYGLGSVNDNLPSFVTVGLPKAHNSSECAHAHYLGPEHAGVPLETDPQNPLPFGVRQPGMTLEEQAREFELVHDLNRLAAERHPHDERLQARIKAYELAFKMQSAVPEAMRLEAESAHIRKLYGLDQDHTKVAGERFLAARRLVERGVRFVLAYPSRLGGWDSHQKLKDNHEKLCASVDLPTAGLLRDLKQRGLDKDVLVVFCTEFGRTPGLEQRAGGKDGRDHHPHGFTIWFAGAGVKPGSIHGATDELGYHALGPGHYVTDLHATVLHLLGLESRRLDIPGRKRLEIDYGSPIREILA; this is translated from the coding sequence ATGAACTCTGACTGCACCTTCTGCGGCCGATTTCCCCGGCGAAGTTTCTTGTCCGACATGGGCATGGGTTTTGCCGGTCTGACCCTCGGTTCCATGCTTTGGCGTGACGGATACGCCCGCGCCGGCGACTCCGCTCACCTCCCTTGGAAGCCGCCTACCGGCCAGCCCCTCTTCCCTCCAAAAGCCAAATCCGTCATCTGGATTTTTCTCAGCGGCGGCTACAGCCACATGGAGACCTTCGATCCCAAGCCGGCCTTGAATGAGCACGCGGGGAAAACCTTCGACAAAACGCCTTTCGCCAACCCGCTCCATTCGCCGCTCCACCAAAAGCGCTTCCGGTCCGTTCCCGCGGACGACATCAACATTCGCGATGTGTACCCGATCATCTACCCCATGCAGGTCGGGTGGAAATCACGGGGCCAGTGCGGGATCGGGATCACCGATTGGTGGCCTCACCTTGCCGGATGTGCCGACGACATCGCCTGGGTCCGCAACATGTGGACCACCGACAACGATCATTGGGCTGAGAACCAGATTCATACCGGGCGCCATCGCCTGGACGAGACTCAGCCCAGCATCGGTTCCTGGATTCACTACGGGCTTGGCAGTGTGAATGACAACCTGCCCAGTTTTGTCACGGTCGGACTTCCCAAAGCACACAACTCCAGCGAATGTGCGCATGCTCACTACCTCGGCCCCGAGCACGCGGGCGTCCCGCTTGAAACCGATCCCCAAAACCCGCTTCCCTTCGGAGTTCGACAGCCCGGGATGACCCTCGAGGAACAGGCCCGCGAGTTCGAGTTGGTCCACGATCTCAATCGCTTGGCCGCCGAACGGCATCCCCACGACGAACGCCTTCAAGCCCGCATCAAGGCCTACGAGCTTGCCTTCAAAATGCAGTCTGCCGTGCCCGAGGCCATGCGCCTCGAAGCCGAGTCGGCGCACATCCGCAAACTCTACGGACTCGACCAAGACCATACCAAAGTCGCCGGGGAACGCTTCCTCGCCGCGCGCCGCCTCGTGGAACGCGGCGTCCGCTTCGTCCTCGCCTATCCCAGCCGCCTGGGTGGGTGGGATTCGCACCAAAAGTTGAAGGATAATCACGAAAAACTCTGCGCGTCCGTGGATCTCCCCACCGCCGGTTTGCTTCGCGATCTCAAGCAACGCGGCCTCGACAAGGATGTCCTGGTGGTGTTCTGCACGGAATTCGGACGAACCCCCGGACTGGAACAGCGCGCCGGGGGCAAGGACGGGCGCGATCATCATCCGCATGGTTTCACGATTTGGTTTGCCGGCGCGGGCGTGAAGCCGGGCTCCATCCATGGCGCCACGGACGAACTGGGTTATCACGCTCTGGGTCCAGGACACTACGTGACCGACCTGCACGCCACGGTCCTGCATCTGCTGGGTCTGGAATCGCGCCGTTTGGATATTCCCGGGCGCAAGCGTTTGGAAATCGACTACGGCAGTCCGATTCGGGAAATCCTGGCCTGA
- a CDS encoding SDR family NAD(P)-dependent oxidoreductase: MPTRFAHQWVLITGASSGFGAAAAVAFAREGANLLLGARRVAKLNEVAQRCREAGAPQALSHELDVSSTPSVEQFAQWAKSTTPGGLDVLINNAGGAKGLDTVETGKDADWEWMMQTNVLGVLRMSRAMLPLLRQRSGSSLINIGSIAGRVAYEGGAAYCAAKAGELQITKALRLELSGTGIRVTTVDPGMAETEFSLVRFSGDAAKAAKVYEGVEPLTADDVAETLVWVASRPKHVTIDEMIIKCTDQAALHKVFRRPAKN, translated from the coding sequence ATGCCAACACGTTTTGCCCATCAATGGGTCCTCATCACCGGAGCCTCGAGCGGATTCGGCGCCGCCGCGGCCGTGGCGTTCGCGCGAGAAGGAGCGAACCTGCTCCTGGGCGCCCGCCGTGTCGCCAAGCTGAACGAGGTCGCGCAACGCTGCCGGGAAGCCGGAGCTCCCCAGGCCCTCAGCCATGAACTCGATGTCAGCAGCACCCCGAGCGTCGAACAGTTCGCCCAGTGGGCCAAATCCACGACCCCCGGAGGCTTGGACGTGCTGATCAACAATGCGGGCGGTGCCAAAGGATTGGACACCGTGGAGACCGGCAAGGACGCCGACTGGGAATGGATGATGCAGACCAACGTGCTCGGGGTGCTGCGCATGTCCCGCGCGATGCTGCCCCTGCTGCGCCAGCGTTCCGGATCGAGTTTGATCAACATCGGTTCGATCGCGGGACGCGTGGCTTACGAAGGCGGCGCGGCCTATTGCGCGGCCAAGGCGGGCGAATTGCAAATCACCAAGGCTTTGCGGCTGGAGCTTTCGGGCACCGGCATTCGAGTCACGACCGTGGATCCAGGCATGGCTGAAACCGAGTTTTCCCTGGTGCGTTTTTCCGGGGACGCCGCCAAGGCCGCCAAAGTGTATGAAGGAGTGGAGCCGCTCACGGCCGATGACGTCGCCGAGACCCTCGTTTGGGTGGCTAGCCGGCCCAAACACGTCACCATCGATGAAATGATCATCAAATGCACGGATCAAGCGGCCCTTCACAAGGTCTTCCGACGCCCCGCCAAGAATTAG